Proteins encoded within one genomic window of Rubripirellula tenax:
- a CDS encoding nucleoside deaminase, with amino-acid sequence MNPFLKAAFDEAQLGIQENGIPIGSVLVIDEEIVGRGHNRRIQNGSSILHAEMDCLENAGRLTASDYARAMLVSTLSPCDMCSGAALLYKIPKIIVGENRTFQGPEAYVRSRGVDLQIINDPECIAMMKYFIENSPSLWNEDIGLPS; translated from the coding sequence ATGAATCCGTTCCTAAAAGCCGCGTTCGACGAAGCCCAGCTTGGAATCCAAGAAAACGGCATTCCGATCGGGTCGGTTTTGGTCATTGATGAAGAAATCGTTGGCCGTGGCCACAACCGTCGTATCCAGAACGGAAGTTCCATTTTGCATGCCGAGATGGACTGTCTTGAAAATGCTGGACGTTTGACTGCGTCCGACTACGCGCGTGCGATGTTGGTATCGACGTTGTCGCCCTGCGATATGTGCAGTGGTGCGGCGCTGCTGTACAAGATTCCCAAAATCATTGTCGGCGAAAATCGTACCTTTCAAGGTCCAGAAGCATACGTTCGCAGTCGCGGCGTCGATCTTCAAATCATCAACGACCCCGAGTGTATCGCGATGATGAAATACTTCATCGAGAATTCCCCGTCGCTTTGGAACGAAGACATCGGTTTGCCGAGTTGA